The following are encoded together in the Vigna unguiculata cultivar IT97K-499-35 chromosome 2, ASM411807v1, whole genome shotgun sequence genome:
- the LOC114174234 gene encoding 26S proteasome non-ATPase regulatory subunit 2 homolog B-like — protein MSPNRDGTSTSASVAKDDAVSKKKVENEDLSDEDLALKQQLDLYVERVQDADAGLQKVVAVEEEAEYSEAMATVLRRSWRRRERSRAKAMQSSLLLEMRLTPLSVTKESERERDRARESNKERNPMKRWREEEEEGFRNFKP, from the exons ATGTCCCCTAACCGCGACGGCACCAGCACCAGCGCCAGTGTGGCCAAAGACGACGCTGTTTCAAAGAAAAAGGTCGAGAACGAAGATCTG TCCGATGAGGATTTGGCGTTGAAGCAGCAGCTAGACCTTTACGTTGAGAGGGTTCAAGATGCTGACGCAGGATTGCAGAAGGTTGTGGCGGTGGAGGAGGAGGCGGAGTACTCGGAGGCGATGGCGACGGTGCTGCGGAGGTCGTGGAGGAGGAGGGAGAGGTCGAGGGCGAAGGCGATGCAGTCGTCGTTGTTGCTGGAGATGCGGTTGACGCCGTTGTCGGTGACGAAAGAaagcgagagagagagagaccgcgcgagagagagcaacaaagagAGGAACCCTATGAAGCGCTGGCgcgaggaggaggaagaagggTTCAGGAATTTCAAACCCTAA